From Anopheles arabiensis isolate DONGOLA chromosome 3, AaraD3, whole genome shotgun sequence, a single genomic window includes:
- the LOC120903895 gene encoding centrosome-associated zinc finger protein CP190-like isoform X1, translating to MSETQFVCDLCGQRYSTFEILMTHNRLKHYHTIKFGCGYCNETFRHQDDLYCHFVLTHRVDPYANKSRCNSSGSRSDGTEEYGSPDSLIRQAEETCGQLRLISESDDGSESIGSCSAEESESEDDDLSDMELNYNELYMRRKRSAMTQEEISELTDVFKKTVQSTYSTKLRL from the exons atgtctGAAACGCAA tttgtgtgtgatctGTGCGGTCAGCGCTATTCCACGTTCGAGATCCTGATGACGCACAACCGCCTGAAGCACTATCATACGATCAAGTTCGGGTGTGGATACTGCAACGAAACGTTTCGCCACCAGGACGACCTGTACTGTCACTTCGTCCTGACGCATCGTGTCGATCCGTATGCGAACAAGTCACGGTGCAACAGTAGTGGATCGAGATCGGATGGAACCGAAGAGTACGGTAGCCCGGACTCGCTAATACGGCAGGCAGAGGAAACCTGCGGCCAACTGCGCTTGATCAGTGAAAGTGATGATGGTTCGGAATCGATCGGCAGCTGTTCGGCGGAGGAGTCCGAGTCCGAGGATGACGACCTGAGCGATATGGAGCTGAACTACAACGAACTGTACATGAGACGTAAGCGCAGTGCCATGACGCAGGAGGAAATATCGGAGCTGACGGATGTGTTTAAGAAGACGGTCCAGTCGACCTACTCCACCAAGCTACGGTTATAG
- the LOC120903895 gene encoding uncharacterized protein LOC120903895 isoform X2: MTHNRLKHYHTIKFGCGYCNETFRHQDDLYCHFVLTHRVDPYANKSRCNSSGSRSDGTEEYGSPDSLIRQAEETCGQLRLISESDDGSESIGSCSAEESESEDDDLSDMELNYNELYMRRKRSAMTQEEISELTDVFKKTVQSTYSTKLRL; this comes from the coding sequence ATGACGCACAACCGCCTGAAGCACTATCATACGATCAAGTTCGGGTGTGGATACTGCAACGAAACGTTTCGCCACCAGGACGACCTGTACTGTCACTTCGTCCTGACGCATCGTGTCGATCCGTATGCGAACAAGTCACGGTGCAACAGTAGTGGATCGAGATCGGATGGAACCGAAGAGTACGGTAGCCCGGACTCGCTAATACGGCAGGCAGAGGAAACCTGCGGCCAACTGCGCTTGATCAGTGAAAGTGATGATGGTTCGGAATCGATCGGCAGCTGTTCGGCGGAGGAGTCCGAGTCCGAGGATGACGACCTGAGCGATATGGAGCTGAACTACAACGAACTGTACATGAGACGTAAGCGCAGTGCCATGACGCAGGAGGAAATATCGGAGCTGACGGATGTGTTTAAGAAGACGGTCCAGTCGACCTACTCCACCAAGCTACGGTTATAG